A genome region from Bradyrhizobium sp. WSM1417 includes the following:
- a CDS encoding carbon-nitrogen hydrolase family protein produces the protein MTKRRFRAAAVQTLARLGDFDHNIALATQYVEDAVRQGAELVVFPECMDTGYLFDSAEHCRELAETMKDGPFVTALSALAKKHRIYIASGVTEWDPDKEKIFNTGIMFCRNGETVCHYHKQFLATHDQNWFAFGERGCPVVDTDLGKIGLLICFDGRIPEIFRSMALQGAEVIVDMANFFSMDQADMWGPARSYENGMWLVAATKAGYERSIYYPGGSMIVDPKGRVLSKVPYDTHGMAVADIDLDAANDKSIYSANDKIADRRPETYGLMALPYEKTPVYGIAEQPLIPAKSVAKVAAVQMHVTRDSPAEDVFDMVDHAAKLGIKVLTLPEYAFCPTAIPNAAEAAALADQTPTLLARMAAISSRYHCLIALPTVERAAAGLYVTTFLIGPDGKEAGKYRKTHLTAEERTWARAGDEYPVFETPFGRIGIMSGYDAVFPEVSRCLGIAAADIILWPASLREPFERELLAVPRAEDNRVAVVLANRVDSPYPGGSLVIPPTGFPLWDINVVAPRVLKLGAVMPKHIDLAVCRQKLMIPKVDMFANRLVETYAPIIAA, from the coding sequence ATGACGAAGCGCCGTTTCCGCGCTGCCGCCGTCCAGACGCTCGCCCGCTTGGGAGACTTCGACCACAACATCGCGTTGGCCACGCAATATGTCGAGGATGCGGTGCGGCAGGGAGCCGAGCTGGTGGTGTTCCCCGAATGCATGGACACCGGTTACCTCTTCGACTCCGCCGAGCACTGCCGTGAACTCGCCGAGACCATGAAGGACGGCCCGTTCGTCACGGCTTTGTCCGCGCTGGCCAAAAAGCACCGCATCTACATCGCCAGCGGCGTCACCGAGTGGGATCCGGACAAAGAGAAGATATTCAATACCGGCATCATGTTCTGCCGAAACGGCGAGACCGTCTGTCATTACCACAAGCAGTTCCTTGCCACGCACGATCAGAATTGGTTTGCGTTCGGCGAGCGCGGCTGCCCGGTGGTGGATACAGACCTCGGAAAGATCGGCCTGTTGATTTGCTTCGACGGCCGCATTCCCGAGATCTTCCGCTCGATGGCGCTGCAGGGTGCGGAAGTGATCGTGGACATGGCGAATTTCTTCAGCATGGACCAGGCGGACATGTGGGGCCCGGCCCGCAGCTACGAGAACGGAATGTGGCTCGTGGCGGCCACCAAGGCCGGCTATGAGCGGTCGATCTACTATCCGGGGGGCAGCATGATCGTCGATCCCAAGGGACGCGTGCTGTCGAAGGTACCGTATGATACGCACGGTATGGCCGTTGCCGATATCGATCTCGATGCCGCGAACGACAAATCGATCTATTCGGCGAACGACAAGATCGCCGATCGCCGTCCCGAGACCTACGGCCTGATGGCCCTGCCTTATGAGAAGACGCCGGTCTATGGGATCGCGGAGCAGCCGCTGATCCCGGCGAAATCCGTTGCCAAGGTCGCGGCGGTGCAGATGCACGTCACCAGGGACAGTCCGGCCGAAGACGTGTTCGACATGGTCGATCACGCGGCCAAGCTCGGCATCAAGGTCCTCACGTTGCCGGAATACGCATTCTGTCCGACGGCCATTCCGAACGCGGCGGAGGCCGCGGCGCTGGCCGACCAAACGCCGACTTTGCTGGCGAGGATGGCCGCGATCTCGTCTCGCTATCACTGCCTGATCGCACTCCCTACGGTGGAGCGCGCCGCAGCCGGACTGTACGTGACGACGTTCCTGATCGGGCCGGATGGGAAGGAGGCTGGGAAGTACCGCAAGACCCATCTGACAGCCGAGGAGCGGACATGGGCGAGGGCGGGCGATGAATATCCGGTGTTCGAGACGCCATTCGGCCGCATCGGCATCATGTCCGGCTATGACGCGGTATTCCCGGAGGTCTCGCGTTGCCTCGGCATCGCGGCTGCCGATATCATCTTGTGGCCAGCCTCGCTGCGCGAGCCGTTCGAACGCGAGCTGCTGGCGGTTCCGAGGGCCGAGGACAATCGCGTAGCGGTGGTGCTGGCGAACCGCGTCGACTCGCCCTATCCCGGCGGAAGCCTCGTGATCCCGCCGACCGGATTTCCGCTCTGGGACATCAACGTCGTAGCGCCGCGCGTTCTCAAGCTGGGCGCCGTCATGCCCAAGCACATCGATCTCGCGGTCTGCCGGCAGAAACTGATGATCCCGAAGGTCGACATGTTCGCCAACCGGCTGGTCGAGACCTACGCCCCGATCATCGCCGCCTGA
- a CDS encoding LysR family transcriptional regulator, producing MPKLANGHIRTAEVAKAARTLRYNWDDVIFFLEVARTRNLVRAGQKLKVDHTTVSRRVRELERSLNTTLFKRSKAGFALTEAGVRLLQFAEGMENNANAIIETVVGSENADAAGAVRIAAMEGIGSMYLTRCMAAFSKAWPSIQVELITDTRLLDMTRREADIFISFFKPKGRRLSVKKIGEFRSFLYASSGYLHRAQAPSDLKDLDNHDFVDFIDEHIHIKENRWLSDILRPAHVVFRSTSLVSQYVAASNGLGIAMLPSYVAAHNKDLRPILPSYFSVRDIWLSVHEDLLHISRIKALMGFLEKRVAADVDFLMSASHHAQA from the coding sequence ATGCCAAAGCTCGCGAACGGGCATATCAGGACGGCCGAGGTGGCAAAGGCTGCACGAACCCTGCGTTATAATTGGGATGACGTCATCTTCTTCCTGGAGGTTGCGCGCACCCGCAATCTCGTTCGCGCGGGCCAAAAGTTGAAGGTCGACCACACGACCGTCAGCCGTCGGGTGAGGGAACTCGAACGCAGCCTCAACACTACGCTGTTCAAGCGCAGCAAGGCAGGCTTCGCCCTGACTGAAGCCGGTGTGCGGCTGCTCCAGTTTGCCGAAGGCATGGAGAACAACGCCAACGCCATCATCGAGACCGTGGTCGGTTCCGAGAACGCGGACGCCGCCGGAGCAGTGCGTATTGCGGCCATGGAAGGCATCGGCAGCATGTACCTGACGAGATGCATGGCCGCCTTCAGCAAGGCGTGGCCCTCGATCCAGGTCGAGTTAATCACCGATACCCGTCTCCTCGACATGACGCGGCGCGAGGCGGATATCTTCATCAGCTTCTTCAAGCCAAAGGGAAGGCGACTCTCGGTCAAGAAGATCGGCGAGTTCAGGAGCTTTCTTTACGCCTCCAGCGGTTACCTGCATCGCGCACAGGCACCTTCCGACCTGAAGGACCTGGACAATCACGACTTCGTCGATTTCATTGACGAGCACATCCACATCAAGGAGAACCGCTGGCTGTCCGACATCCTGCGGCCGGCCCACGTCGTCTTCCGCAGTACCAGCCTGGTCTCACAATATGTGGCCGCATCGAACGGGCTCGGCATCGCCATGCTGCCGTCCTACGTAGCCGCCCACAACAAGGATCTGCGTCCGATCCTGCCCAGCTATTTTTCCGTCCGCGATATCTGGTTATCGGTCCACGAGGACCTGCTGCACATCTCCCGCATCAAGGCTCTGATGGGGTTCCTCGAGAAACGCGTTGCGGCCGATGTCGATTTCCTGATGTCGGCGAGCCATCACGCACAGGCATAA
- a CDS encoding hybrid sensor histidine kinase/response regulator, translating into MNETIDQGDLRPPPGRLFRKYLYSIVALAFAALAINTGFDVWFSYREQKQLLAAIQREQAASAAIQIGQFIGQIENQIRWLSRLPPELSTNEDQRLNAIRLLRLSPAIAEIAELDARGREQVRVSRRVADRIGSKADLSASQAFRGANESRAYYGPVYFLGDTEPFMTLATRGTGLTPDVIVAEVNLRFIWDLVAGIRVGNTGKAYVVDRMGLLIAHPDLWPALRRSDLSGHADVQAALDGVGPPSGGLVKEDMSGQRVLSTYATVPSLGWLVFVELPLTEAYAPIYASIGRSTFLLVILLACAVLVSLFLSRRMTVPIQILTQGARRIGSGDLGLRLAIKTGDELEALGDQFNRMAAHLRYSYATLERKVIERTSELEKTRDQALAEHDAAERARSAAVAANETKSRFLAVVSHELRTPLNGVMGVLQLLDDGSLGEAQRRHLTTAAASGETLIALVDGILEYARLEASAETLETRDFRLDQLIETAADLMRPQAFHKGLSFDLACAATVNTSVRGDPVRLNRILLNLIGNAIKFTPRGGIGLSAAAEAHDDHVLLRITVRDTGIGIAPDMHERIFEDFVQADDSIARRFGGTGLGLAIARRLTRLMRGELTVASTPGTGSSFMLEVPLGLAANGIAQGADQPPSRRLRVLLVDDDPVNCEVGEAMLKRLSHHATIATNGASAIAHARDQAFDIILMDLHMPDMDGVEAASRIRKLGLPTMPRIIAVTADMSGRARERLAGAGIARIVSKPILINALREAIEDDAQNQPAAAQLAAGALIDRHFLDDQKELLGAAQVAKLHHLLEETSEKLIEDIAKAAVIGDPTQLARCAHQLGSGASALGLVRLFEFCREVELAAVTMSPPESQSAARELAALREASMSALDDLLRPT; encoded by the coding sequence GTGAACGAGACGATCGACCAGGGAGATTTGCGGCCACCTCCCGGCCGGCTGTTCCGCAAATACCTCTACTCGATCGTCGCGCTCGCTTTCGCCGCGCTCGCCATCAACACCGGCTTCGACGTCTGGTTCTCCTATCGCGAGCAAAAGCAGCTTCTGGCGGCGATCCAGCGCGAGCAGGCAGCGAGCGCCGCCATCCAGATCGGCCAGTTCATTGGCCAGATCGAAAACCAGATCAGATGGCTCTCGCGCCTGCCCCCGGAACTGTCCACGAACGAGGACCAGCGTCTGAACGCCATCCGCCTCCTGCGCCTCTCGCCTGCGATTGCGGAAATCGCCGAGCTCGACGCCCGCGGCCGCGAGCAGGTGCGCGTGTCGCGCCGTGTCGCGGACAGGATCGGCAGCAAGGCCGATCTCTCCGCTTCGCAGGCCTTCCGCGGCGCCAATGAAAGCCGCGCCTATTACGGACCGGTCTACTTCCTCGGCGACACCGAGCCGTTCATGACGCTCGCCACGCGCGGAACCGGCCTCACGCCGGATGTGATTGTCGCCGAGGTCAATCTTCGCTTCATCTGGGACCTCGTCGCCGGGATCAGGGTCGGCAACACCGGCAAGGCCTATGTGGTCGATCGGATGGGGTTGTTGATCGCGCATCCCGATTTGTGGCCGGCACTGCGTCGCAGCGACCTCTCCGGCCATGCCGACGTCCAGGCCGCGCTCGATGGCGTCGGGCCGCCCTCCGGCGGCCTGGTCAAGGAGGATATGTCCGGTCAACGCGTGCTGTCGACCTATGCGACGGTCCCCTCGCTGGGCTGGTTGGTGTTCGTCGAGCTGCCGCTCACCGAAGCCTATGCGCCGATCTATGCGTCGATCGGGCGCTCGACTTTTCTGCTGGTCATCCTGCTGGCCTGTGCGGTGCTGGTCTCTCTCTTTCTGAGCCGTCGCATGACCGTGCCGATCCAGATCCTGACGCAGGGCGCGCGGCGGATCGGCAGCGGCGACCTCGGCCTGCGGCTCGCGATCAAGACCGGTGACGAGCTGGAGGCGCTCGGCGATCAGTTCAACCGGATGGCCGCTCACTTGCGCTACTCCTATGCGACGCTCGAGCGCAAGGTGATCGAGCGCACCTCCGAACTGGAAAAGACCCGCGACCAGGCCCTGGCCGAGCACGATGCCGCCGAGCGCGCGCGCAGCGCGGCGGTTGCGGCCAACGAGACCAAATCGCGCTTTCTCGCGGTGGTCAGCCACGAGCTGCGCACGCCGCTGAACGGCGTCATGGGGGTGCTGCAACTGCTCGACGACGGCAGCCTCGGCGAAGCGCAGCGGCGCCACCTCACGACCGCGGCCGCGTCGGGCGAAACGCTGATCGCGCTGGTCGACGGCATCCTCGAATATGCGCGCCTGGAGGCCAGCGCCGAGACTCTGGAGACCCGCGATTTCCGCCTCGACCAGCTCATCGAAACGGCGGCCGATCTGATGCGTCCGCAGGCCTTTCACAAGGGCCTCTCCTTCGATCTCGCCTGCGCTGCGACGGTCAATACCTCCGTGCGCGGCGACCCGGTGCGGCTCAATCGCATTCTGCTCAATCTGATCGGCAACGCGATCAAGTTCACCCCGCGAGGCGGCATCGGCTTGAGCGCGGCCGCCGAGGCACATGACGATCATGTCCTGCTGCGCATCACCGTTCGCGATACCGGCATCGGCATCGCGCCCGACATGCACGAGCGGATTTTCGAGGATTTCGTCCAGGCCGACGACAGCATCGCGCGGCGGTTTGGCGGCACCGGCCTGGGACTGGCAATCGCGCGGCGCCTCACCCGCCTGATGCGCGGGGAGTTGACGGTGGCGAGTACGCCGGGCACCGGCAGCTCGTTCATGCTTGAGGTACCGCTTGGCCTCGCCGCGAACGGCATCGCGCAAGGCGCGGACCAGCCGCCATCGCGGCGGCTTCGCGTGCTGCTGGTCGACGACGACCCCGTCAATTGCGAGGTCGGCGAAGCGATGTTGAAGAGGCTCAGCCACCACGCCACCATCGCCACGAACGGCGCGTCGGCCATCGCTCACGCGCGCGATCAGGCGTTCGACATCATTCTGATGGATCTGCACATGCCCGACATGGATGGCGTCGAAGCGGCATCGCGGATTCGAAAGCTCGGTCTGCCGACGATGCCGCGCATCATCGCGGTGACCGCCGACATGTCGGGCCGCGCCCGCGAGCGGCTCGCGGGGGCAGGCATTGCCAGGATCGTCAGCAAGCCGATCCTGATCAATGCGCTGCGCGAGGCGATCGAGGACGATGCCCAGAACCAGCCAGCCGCGGCGCAGCTCGCGGCAGGCGCATTGATCGACCGGCATTTCCTCGATGACCAGAAGGAGCTGCTCGGCGCGGCGCAGGTCGCAAAACTCCACCACCTGCTGGAAGAGACGAGCGAAAAACTGATCGAGGACATCGCCAAGGCAGCAGTGATTGGCGATCCCACGCAGCTCGCACGCTGCGCGCATCAACTCGGCAGCGGCGCGAGCGCGCTCGGCCTCGTCCGCCTGTTCGAATTCTGCCGCGAGGTCGAGCTGGCGGCGGTCACGATGTCCCCGCCCGAATCCCAGAGCGCCGCCCGCGAGCTCGCCGCGCTTCGAGAGGCCTCGATGAGCGCGCTGGACGATCTGCTCCGGCCGACCTAA
- a CDS encoding ABC transporter substrate-binding protein has product MTERPSALAVDRRGFIRLAGTTAAGWLALGATSDRVRVVASLTALPLDDELTRRSMIDSPTSRLGGLIVGLRQRGWVEGVNFRLELRSTFGPPDRLKTAVQELLALKPDVILTGSTVETAAVLAATKTIPIVFATANDPVGNGFVESLAHPGGNVTGFTNSSAEMGGKWLQLIREAVPDLARVGILYNPATTPRGGRFFLDSIEQEAALAGVSVVPAPVSAPTEIDEAVRLFSEPPKAAMIALVDSFLVVHRQAAVAAAAKYRVPTIYPFYYFMDAGGLMSYGPTLEVRSADYVDLILRGTKAGDLPVQSPRKYELLINRTVARTLDLTIPFTLLARADEIRE; this is encoded by the coding sequence ATGACCGAACGGCCTTCCGCTCTCGCGGTCGATCGCCGCGGGTTCATTCGCCTTGCGGGCACAACCGCCGCGGGGTGGCTGGCGCTCGGCGCAACATCTGATCGCGTGCGGGTCGTGGCATCGCTGACGGCGTTGCCGCTCGACGACGAACTGACCAGAAGGAGCATGATCGACAGCCCGACCTCGCGCCTGGGTGGCCTCATCGTGGGCTTGAGGCAGCGAGGCTGGGTCGAAGGCGTCAATTTCCGCCTTGAGCTCCGTTCGACCTTCGGCCCGCCGGATAGACTGAAAACCGCGGTTCAGGAATTGCTCGCGCTCAAGCCGGATGTGATCCTGACCGGCTCGACGGTCGAAACCGCAGCAGTCCTGGCGGCCACCAAAACCATCCCGATCGTGTTCGCGACCGCCAACGATCCCGTCGGCAACGGCTTCGTCGAAAGCCTCGCCCATCCCGGCGGCAACGTGACCGGCTTCACCAACAGCAGCGCCGAGATGGGCGGCAAATGGCTTCAGCTCATCCGGGAGGCGGTGCCGGATCTTGCGCGCGTCGGTATCCTGTACAACCCGGCGACCACACCTCGCGGCGGCCGCTTCTTCCTCGATTCCATCGAGCAAGAGGCAGCACTGGCTGGCGTGTCCGTGGTCCCCGCCCCCGTCAGCGCGCCAACGGAGATCGACGAAGCCGTCAGGCTCTTCTCCGAACCGCCCAAGGCGGCGATGATTGCGCTGGTCGACAGCTTCCTCGTGGTCCACCGGCAGGCTGCGGTGGCCGCGGCGGCCAAATATCGCGTGCCCACGATCTACCCGTTCTATTATTTCATGGATGCGGGCGGGCTGATGAGCTATGGGCCGACGCTCGAAGTGCGCTCGGCTGACTATGTCGATCTCATCCTGCGCGGCACCAAGGCCGGCGATCTGCCGGTGCAATCGCCGCGGAAATACGAACTCCTGATCAACCGCACGGTCGCCCGCACGCTGGATCTGACGATACCATTCACGCTGCTCGCGCGCGCCGACGAGATCCGCGAGTGA